One stretch of Brachyhypopomus gauderio isolate BG-103 chromosome 8, BGAUD_0.2, whole genome shotgun sequence DNA includes these proteins:
- the dip2bb gene encoding disco-interacting protein 2 homolog B-A isoform X4 produces the protein MADRGVDLSALPVEVREQLAELDLELSEGDITQKGYEKKRAKLLAPYIVQTPTLAPPPDCDPGPSSAPPPSNASSGSSSSQNRRTRRSHRSSGTRDERYRSDIHTEAVQAALAKHKEEKMALPMPTKRRSTYVQSPIETCTPPDSSSSSDDEGAVEESGAQQQSPDSWMNSSIHGSSTSSSSASSTMSHGESRTPQAPQAQSQQGPAHVPPPQAPPPHAQPPHSLSQPSALAEAFAHARIEVPGAGALGLDGTPLPMAQARARDSCVDLPSNMVVRGMSRGQSRSSMMETADGVPVSSRVSTKIQQLLNTLKRPKRPPLSEFFMDDQEEIVEVPRPDPNTPRPEGRQIIPVKGEPLGVVSNWPPALQAALARWGATQGKSPALTALDITGKPLYTLTYGKLWSRSVKLAYTLLNKLGTKSEQVLKPGDRVALVYPNSDPGMFWVAFYGCLLAEVIPVPIEVPLSRKDAGSSQVGFLLGSCGVSLALTSEICLKGLPKTPTGEILQFKGWPRLKWVITDSKYLTKPSKDWQPHIPTANTDTAYIEYKACKEGTVMGVAVSKVAMLTHCQALTQACNYCEGETLVNVLDFKKDMGLWHGVLTSVMNRIHTISVPYAVMKACPLSWVQRVHINKARVALVKCRDLHWAMMAHKEQRDISLASLRMLIVADGANPWSVSSCDAFLNVFQAYGLKPEVICPCATSPESMTVAIRRPGVSGAALPARAVLSMTGLSHGVIRVNTEDKNSALTVQDVGHVMPGALMCIVRPDGPPMLCKTDEIGEIVVNSRAGGTLYYGLSGVTKNTFEVIPVNASGVPIGEIPFVRSGLLGFVGPGSLIFVVGKIEGLLTVSGRRHNADDLVATALAVEPVKTVYRGRIAVFSVTVFYDERIVIVAEQRPEASEEDSFQWMSRVLQAIDSIHQVGLFCLALVPANTLPKTPLGGIHISETKQLFLEGSLHPCNILMCPHTCVTNLPKPRQKQPVGVGPASIMVGNLVAGKRIAQAAGRDLGMIEDQDLVRKHQFLTEALQWRAQTDPEHVLYVLLNAKGVAVCTATCLQLHKRAEKIAAALVERSGINTGENIVLLYPPGIDLIAAFYGCLYAGCIPVTVRPPHPQNLSATLPTVRMIIDVSKAACILTTLVLMKTLRSKEAAASVNIKTWPIIIDTDDLPRKRPPSIYKPPSADMIAYMDFSVSTTGMLTGVKISHAAMSALCRSVKLQCELYSSRQIAICLDPYCGLGFVLWCLASVYSGHQSILIPPTELESSLALWLSSLSLYRIRDTFCSYSVMELCTKGLGGQTEMLKARGVNLSCVRSCVVIAEERPRLALTQSFSKLFKDLGLSSRAVSSAFGSRVNLAICLQGTTGPDPSTVYVDMKSLRHDRVRLVERGAPQSLSLMESGTILPGVRVVIVNPETRGPLGDSHLGEIWVNSPHTATGYYTIYGEESLQADHFNTKLSFGDPHTLWARTGYLGFVKRTELTDSSGERHDALFVVGSLDETLELRGLRYHPIDIETSVSRAHRSIGESAVFTWTNLLVVVSELCGSEQDALDLVPLVTNVVLEEHHLIVGVVVIVDPGVIPINSRGEKQRMHLRDSFLADQLDPIYVAYNM, from the exons actcctcctcttcctctgatgaTGAAGGTGCTGTAGAAGAAAGTGGGGCTCAGCAGCAGTCCCCTGACTCCTGGATGAACAGCTCCATCCACGGCTCCTCCACTTCCTCCTCGTCAGCATCTTCCACAATGTCCCACGGCGAGTCCCGCACTCCTCAGGCCCCTCAGGCCCAGAGTCAGCAGGGCCCCGCCCACGTCCCACCCcctcaagccccgcccccccacgCACAACCACCCCACTCCCTCTCCCAGCCCTCCGCCCTGGCTGAGGCATTCGCACACGCCCGCATCG AGGTTCCGGGAGCAGGCGCTCTGGGCCTTGACGGCACCCCCCTGCCCATGGCCCAGGCCCGGGCCCGCGACTCCTGCGTGGATCTGCCCTCCAACATGGTCGTGAGGGGGATGAGCCGTGGACAGAGCCGAtccagcatgatggagacaGCCGatg GTGTTCCCGTGTCCAGTCGCGTGTCCACTAAGATCCAGCAGCTGCTCAACACGCTCAAGCGGCCCAAGAGGCCGCCGCTCAGCGAGTTCTTCATGGATGATCAAGAGGAGATTGTAGAAG TTCCTCGGCCAGATCCCAACACCCCGAGGCCGGAGGGCCGGCAGATAATCCCAGTGAAAGGCGAGCCACTGGGTGTGGTCAGTAATTGGCCTCCCGCCCTCCAGGCTGCATTGGCTCGATGGGGTGCCACTCAGGGCAAAAGCCCCGCCCTCACAGCCCTTGACATTACAGGAAAACCACTCTACACGCTCACCTATG GGAAACTGTGGAGTCGTAGTGTTAAGCTGGCCTACACCCTCCTCAATAAACTGGGAACCAAGAGTGAGCAGGTTCTGAAACCCGGAGACAGG GTGGCGCTGGTGTACCCTAACAGTGACCCGGGAATGTTCTGGGTGGCCTTTTATGGCTGTCTGCTTGCAGAGGTCATTCCTGTGCCCATAGAGGTGCCATTGTCCCGCAAG gaTGCAGGCAGTAGTCAGGTGGGCTTTTTGTTAGGGAGCTGTGGGGTGAGTCTAGCCCTCACCAGTGAGATTTGTCTCAAGGGTTTACCTAAGACCCCCACCGGAGAAATTCTGCAGTTCAAAG GCTGGCCAAGACTGAAATGGGTGATCACTGACTCGAAGTACCTCACCAAACCTTCAAAAGACTGGCAACCCCATATCCCAACAGCCAACACTGACACAGCATATATAGAG TATAAAGCGTGTAAGGAGGGGACCGTGATGGGTGTTGCTGTGTCGAAGGTTGCCATGCTAACACACTGTCAGGCTCTCACACAGGCCTGTAACTACTGTGAGG GAGAAACACTGGTCAACGTTTTGGACTTTAAGAAGGACATGGGTCTGTGGCATGGAGTTCTCACT AGTGTAATGAACAGAATTCACACCATCAGCGTCCCTTATGCGGTGATGAAGGCCTGCCCTCTCTCCTGGGTGCAGCGGGTTCACATAAACAAAG CGCGGGTTGCCTTGGTGAAGTGTCGCGACCTACACTGGGCCATGATGGCACAcaaagagcagagagacattAGCCTGGCGTCCCTACGCATGCTCATTGTTGCTGATGGAGCTAATCCCT GGTCGGTGTCGTCGTGCGATGCATTTTTGAACGTGTTCCAGGCTTACGGTCTGAAGCCAGAGGTCATCTGTCCGTGTGCCACATCCCCAGAATCTATGACGGTGGCCATCCGTAG GCCCGGTGTTTCTGGTGCCGCCCTTCCAGCCCGCGCCGTCCTGTCCATGACGGGACTGAGTCACGGGGTCATCAGGGTCAACACCGAGGACAAGAACTCTGCCCTCACTGTCCAGGATGTAGGCCACGTCATGCCCGGAG CCCTGATGTGTATCGTGAGGCCAGACGGGCCCCCCATGCTATGTAAGACCGATGAGATAGGAGAGATTGTGGTGAACTCTCGCGCCGGGGGAACTCTGTACTACGGCCTGTCGGGAGTCACAAAGAACACCTTCGAG GTGATACCAGTAAATGCCAGTGGTGTGCCTATTGGAGAAATCCCATTCGTGCGCTCAGGGCTGCTGGGATTTGTAGGCCCG GGCAGTCTGATATTTGTGGTCGGAAAGATCGAGGGATTGCTGACGGTCAGTGGGCGTCGCCACAACGCTGACGATCTCGTAGCCACGGCGTTGGCTGTGGAGCCGGTCAAGACCGTGTacaggggcag GATCGCCGTGTTCTCAGTGACAGTCTTCTATGATGAGCGGATAGTGATTGTGGCCGAGCAGAGGCCAGAAGCCAGTGAGGAGGACAGCTTCCAGTGGATGAGCAGAGTGCTGCAG GCCATAGACAGTATTCACCAGGTGGGCTTGTTCTGCTTGGCACTAGTTCCTGCCAACACGCTGCCCAAAACGCCCTTGGGGGGCATTCACATATCTGAGACTAAACAGCTCTTTCTAGAGGGTTCGCTGCACCCTTGCAACATCCTCATGTGCCCCCACACCTGCGTCACCAACCTGCCCAAACCCAGACAGAAGCAACCAG TTGGAGTTGGTCCTGCTTCTATTATGGTGGGCAACCTGGTTGCTGGGAAAAGAATCGCTCAGGCAGCAGGCAGAGATCTGGGAATGATAGAGGACCAAGACCTGGTCCGAAAG CATCAGTTCCTCACTGAGGCGTTACAGTGGAGAGCACAAACAGATCCTGAGCACGTGCTCTACGTGCTCCTGAATGcaaag GGCGTGGCAGTGTGTACGGCCACATGCCTGCAGCTCCATAAAAGAGCCGAAAAGATCGCAGCTGCTCTCGTGGAGAGAAGTGGCATAAACACTGGGGAGAACATTGTGCTGTTATACCCACCag gtATTGATCTAATTGCTGCATTTTATGGCTGCTTGTATGCTGGTTGTATTCCTGTCACCGTGAGGCCGCCACACCCTCAGAACCTGTCAGCCACACTTCCCACAGTCCGTATGATCATCGAC GTCAGTAAGGCTGCCTGCATCCTCACCACTCTGGTTCTAATGAAGACTCTCAGGTCGAAAGAAGCGGCTGCAAGTGTGAACATAAAAACGTGGCCCATCATAATAGACACAG atgaTCTTCCTCGCAAGCGACCCCCCTCCATCTACAAGCCTCCGTCTGCTGACATGATTGCCTACATGGATTTCAGTGTCTCCACCACAGGCATGCTCACAGGAGTCAAG ATCTCCCATGCGGCGATGAGCGCTCTGTGTCGCTCCGTCAAGCTGCAGTGTGAGCTCTACTCCTCACGCCAGATCGCCATCTGCCTCGATCCTTACTGTGGCCTGGGCTTCGTGCTCTGGTGCCTTGCGAG TGTGTACTCAGGTCATCAATCAATCCTGATCCCCCCCACTGAGTTGGAGAGCTCATTGGCTCTCTGGCTGAGCTCACTCAGTCTGTACCGCATCAGGGACACCTTCTGCTCCTACTCCGTCATGGAGCTTTGCACCAAGGGACTTGGAGGACAAACTGAGATGctgaag GCTCGTGGCGTGAAcctgtcatgtgtgaggagctgTGTGGTAATTGCTGAAGAGCGTCCTCGTCTGGCCCTCACACAGTCCTTCTCTAAGCTCTTCAAAGACCTCGGCCTCTCCTCACGGGCGGTCAGCAGTGCTTTCGGATCCCGAGTCAATCTGGCCATCTGTCTACAG GGTACCACTGGACCAGACCCTTCTACTGTTTATGTGGATATGAAGTCCTTACGACATGACCG ggTACGGCTGGTGGAGAGAGGTGCACCTCAGTCTCTTTCTTTGATGGAGTCTGGAACA ATCCTTCCTGGTGTTAGGGTGGTGATTGTGAACCCAGAGACAAGGGGGCCACTAGGAGACTCTCATCTAGGAGAG ATCTGGGTGAACAGTCCTCATACGGCGACTGGCTACTACACCATCTATGGAGAGGAGAGCCTGCAGGCTGACCACTTCAACACCAAGCTGAGCTTTGGAGACCCACACACCCTCTGGGCCAGGACCGGATACCTGGGCTTTGTCAAGAGGACCGAACTCACAGACTCAagtggag AACGCCATGACGCTCTGTTTGTGGTGGGCTCCCTGGACGAGACACTGGAGCTCAGAGGTCTACGGTATCACCCCATCGACATAGAAACCAGCGTGTCACGTGCTCACCGCAGCATCGGGGAGAG TGCTGTGTTTACCTGGACTAATTTATTGGTGGTGGTGTCTGAACTATGTGGGTCGGAGCAGGATGCGCTAGACCTGGTCCCTCTGGTGACAAACGTGGTGTTGGAGGAACACCACCTGATCGTCGGGGTGGTGGTGATCGTTGACCCTGGGGTCATCCCCATTAACTCCCGCGGTGAGAAGCAGAGGATGCACCTGAGGGACTCCTTCCTGGCCGATCAGTTAGACCCCATATACGTGGCCTACAACATGTGA
- the dip2bb gene encoding disco-interacting protein 2 homolog B-A isoform X2: protein MADRGVDLSALPVEVREQLAELDLELSEGDITQKGYEKKRAKLLAPYIVQTPTLAPPPDCDPGPSSAPPPSNASSGSSSSQNRRTRRSHRSSGTRDERYRSDIHTEAVQAALAKHKEEKMALPMPTKRRSTYVQSPIETCTPPDSSSSSDDEGAVEESGAQQQSPDSWMNSSIHGSSTSSSSASSTMSHGESRTPQAPQAQSQQGPAHVPPPQAPPPHAQPPHSLSQPSALAEAFAHARIEVPGAGALGLDGTPLPMAQARARDSCVDLPSNMVVRGMSRGQSRSSMMETADGVPVSSRVSTKIQQLLNTLKRPKRPPLSEFFMDDQEEIVEVPRPDPNTPRPEGRQIIPVKGEPLGVVSNWPPALQAALARWGATQGKSPALTALDITGKPLYTLTYGKLWSRSVKLAYTLLNKLGTKSEQVLKPGDRVALVYPNSDPGMFWVAFYGCLLAEVIPVPIEVPLSRKDAGSSQVGFLLGSCGVSLALTSEICLKGLPKTPTGEILQFKGWPRLKWVITDSKYLTKPSKDWQPHIPTANTDTAYIEYKACKEGTVMGVAVSKVAMLTHCQALTQACNYCEGETLVNVLDFKKDMGLWHGVLTSVMNRIHTISVPYAVMKACPLSWVQRVHINKARVALVKCRDLHWAMMAHKEQRDISLASLRMLIVADGANPWSVSSCDAFLNVFQAYGLKPEVICPCATSPESMTVAIRRPGVSGAALPARAVLSMTGLSHGVIRVNTEDKNSALTVQDVGHVMPGALMCIVRPDGPPMLCKTDEIGEIVVNSRAGGTLYYGLSGVTKNTFEVIPVNASGVPIGEIPFVRSGLLGFVGPGSLIFVVGKIEGLLTVSGRRHNADDLVATALAVEPVKTVYRGRIAVFSVTVFYDERIVIVAEQRPEASEEDSFQWMSRVLQAIDSIHQVGLFCLALVPANTLPKTPLGGIHISETKQLFLEGSLHPCNILMCPHTCVTNLPKPRQKQPVGVGPASIMVGNLVAGKRIAQAAGRDLGMIEDQDLVRKLCMWPTMMHQFLTEALQWRAQTDPEHVLYVLLNAKGVAVCTATCLQLHKRAEKIAAALVERSGINTGENIVLLYPPGIDLIAAFYGCLYAGCIPVTVRPPHPQNLSATLPTVRMIIDVSKAACILTTLVLMKTLRSKEAAASVNIKTWPIIIDTDDLPRKRPPSIYKPPSADMIAYMDFSVSTTGMLTGVKISHAAMSALCRSVKLQCELYSSRQIAICLDPYCGLGFVLWCLASVYSGHQSILIPPTELESSLALWLSSLSLYRIRDTFCSYSVMELCTKGLGGQTEMLKARGVNLSCVRSCVVIAEERPRLALTQSFSKLFKDLGLSSRAVSSAFGSRVNLAICLQGTTGPDPSTVYVDMKSLRHDRVRLVERGAPQSLSLMESGTILPGVRVVIVNPETRGPLGDSHLGEIWVNSPHTATGYYTIYGEESLQADHFNTKLSFGDPHTLWARTGYLGFVKRTELTDSSGERHDALFVVGSLDETLELRGLRYHPIDIETSVSRAHRSIGESAVFTWTNLLVVVSELCGSEQDALDLVPLVTNVVLEEHHLIVGVVVIVDPGVIPINSRGEKQRMHLRDSFLADQLDPIYVAYNM from the exons actcctcctcttcctctgatgaTGAAGGTGCTGTAGAAGAAAGTGGGGCTCAGCAGCAGTCCCCTGACTCCTGGATGAACAGCTCCATCCACGGCTCCTCCACTTCCTCCTCGTCAGCATCTTCCACAATGTCCCACGGCGAGTCCCGCACTCCTCAGGCCCCTCAGGCCCAGAGTCAGCAGGGCCCCGCCCACGTCCCACCCcctcaagccccgcccccccacgCACAACCACCCCACTCCCTCTCCCAGCCCTCCGCCCTGGCTGAGGCATTCGCACACGCCCGCATCG AGGTTCCGGGAGCAGGCGCTCTGGGCCTTGACGGCACCCCCCTGCCCATGGCCCAGGCCCGGGCCCGCGACTCCTGCGTGGATCTGCCCTCCAACATGGTCGTGAGGGGGATGAGCCGTGGACAGAGCCGAtccagcatgatggagacaGCCGatg GTGTTCCCGTGTCCAGTCGCGTGTCCACTAAGATCCAGCAGCTGCTCAACACGCTCAAGCGGCCCAAGAGGCCGCCGCTCAGCGAGTTCTTCATGGATGATCAAGAGGAGATTGTAGAAG TTCCTCGGCCAGATCCCAACACCCCGAGGCCGGAGGGCCGGCAGATAATCCCAGTGAAAGGCGAGCCACTGGGTGTGGTCAGTAATTGGCCTCCCGCCCTCCAGGCTGCATTGGCTCGATGGGGTGCCACTCAGGGCAAAAGCCCCGCCCTCACAGCCCTTGACATTACAGGAAAACCACTCTACACGCTCACCTATG GGAAACTGTGGAGTCGTAGTGTTAAGCTGGCCTACACCCTCCTCAATAAACTGGGAACCAAGAGTGAGCAGGTTCTGAAACCCGGAGACAGG GTGGCGCTGGTGTACCCTAACAGTGACCCGGGAATGTTCTGGGTGGCCTTTTATGGCTGTCTGCTTGCAGAGGTCATTCCTGTGCCCATAGAGGTGCCATTGTCCCGCAAG gaTGCAGGCAGTAGTCAGGTGGGCTTTTTGTTAGGGAGCTGTGGGGTGAGTCTAGCCCTCACCAGTGAGATTTGTCTCAAGGGTTTACCTAAGACCCCCACCGGAGAAATTCTGCAGTTCAAAG GCTGGCCAAGACTGAAATGGGTGATCACTGACTCGAAGTACCTCACCAAACCTTCAAAAGACTGGCAACCCCATATCCCAACAGCCAACACTGACACAGCATATATAGAG TATAAAGCGTGTAAGGAGGGGACCGTGATGGGTGTTGCTGTGTCGAAGGTTGCCATGCTAACACACTGTCAGGCTCTCACACAGGCCTGTAACTACTGTGAGG GAGAAACACTGGTCAACGTTTTGGACTTTAAGAAGGACATGGGTCTGTGGCATGGAGTTCTCACT AGTGTAATGAACAGAATTCACACCATCAGCGTCCCTTATGCGGTGATGAAGGCCTGCCCTCTCTCCTGGGTGCAGCGGGTTCACATAAACAAAG CGCGGGTTGCCTTGGTGAAGTGTCGCGACCTACACTGGGCCATGATGGCACAcaaagagcagagagacattAGCCTGGCGTCCCTACGCATGCTCATTGTTGCTGATGGAGCTAATCCCT GGTCGGTGTCGTCGTGCGATGCATTTTTGAACGTGTTCCAGGCTTACGGTCTGAAGCCAGAGGTCATCTGTCCGTGTGCCACATCCCCAGAATCTATGACGGTGGCCATCCGTAG GCCCGGTGTTTCTGGTGCCGCCCTTCCAGCCCGCGCCGTCCTGTCCATGACGGGACTGAGTCACGGGGTCATCAGGGTCAACACCGAGGACAAGAACTCTGCCCTCACTGTCCAGGATGTAGGCCACGTCATGCCCGGAG CCCTGATGTGTATCGTGAGGCCAGACGGGCCCCCCATGCTATGTAAGACCGATGAGATAGGAGAGATTGTGGTGAACTCTCGCGCCGGGGGAACTCTGTACTACGGCCTGTCGGGAGTCACAAAGAACACCTTCGAG GTGATACCAGTAAATGCCAGTGGTGTGCCTATTGGAGAAATCCCATTCGTGCGCTCAGGGCTGCTGGGATTTGTAGGCCCG GGCAGTCTGATATTTGTGGTCGGAAAGATCGAGGGATTGCTGACGGTCAGTGGGCGTCGCCACAACGCTGACGATCTCGTAGCCACGGCGTTGGCTGTGGAGCCGGTCAAGACCGTGTacaggggcag GATCGCCGTGTTCTCAGTGACAGTCTTCTATGATGAGCGGATAGTGATTGTGGCCGAGCAGAGGCCAGAAGCCAGTGAGGAGGACAGCTTCCAGTGGATGAGCAGAGTGCTGCAG GCCATAGACAGTATTCACCAGGTGGGCTTGTTCTGCTTGGCACTAGTTCCTGCCAACACGCTGCCCAAAACGCCCTTGGGGGGCATTCACATATCTGAGACTAAACAGCTCTTTCTAGAGGGTTCGCTGCACCCTTGCAACATCCTCATGTGCCCCCACACCTGCGTCACCAACCTGCCCAAACCCAGACAGAAGCAACCAG TTGGAGTTGGTCCTGCTTCTATTATGGTGGGCAACCTGGTTGCTGGGAAAAGAATCGCTCAGGCAGCAGGCAGAGATCTGGGAATGATAGAGGACCAAGACCTGGTCCGAAAG CTGTGTATGTGGCCTACGATGATG CATCAGTTCCTCACTGAGGCGTTACAGTGGAGAGCACAAACAGATCCTGAGCACGTGCTCTACGTGCTCCTGAATGcaaag GGCGTGGCAGTGTGTACGGCCACATGCCTGCAGCTCCATAAAAGAGCCGAAAAGATCGCAGCTGCTCTCGTGGAGAGAAGTGGCATAAACACTGGGGAGAACATTGTGCTGTTATACCCACCag gtATTGATCTAATTGCTGCATTTTATGGCTGCTTGTATGCTGGTTGTATTCCTGTCACCGTGAGGCCGCCACACCCTCAGAACCTGTCAGCCACACTTCCCACAGTCCGTATGATCATCGAC GTCAGTAAGGCTGCCTGCATCCTCACCACTCTGGTTCTAATGAAGACTCTCAGGTCGAAAGAAGCGGCTGCAAGTGTGAACATAAAAACGTGGCCCATCATAATAGACACAG atgaTCTTCCTCGCAAGCGACCCCCCTCCATCTACAAGCCTCCGTCTGCTGACATGATTGCCTACATGGATTTCAGTGTCTCCACCACAGGCATGCTCACAGGAGTCAAG ATCTCCCATGCGGCGATGAGCGCTCTGTGTCGCTCCGTCAAGCTGCAGTGTGAGCTCTACTCCTCACGCCAGATCGCCATCTGCCTCGATCCTTACTGTGGCCTGGGCTTCGTGCTCTGGTGCCTTGCGAG TGTGTACTCAGGTCATCAATCAATCCTGATCCCCCCCACTGAGTTGGAGAGCTCATTGGCTCTCTGGCTGAGCTCACTCAGTCTGTACCGCATCAGGGACACCTTCTGCTCCTACTCCGTCATGGAGCTTTGCACCAAGGGACTTGGAGGACAAACTGAGATGctgaag GCTCGTGGCGTGAAcctgtcatgtgtgaggagctgTGTGGTAATTGCTGAAGAGCGTCCTCGTCTGGCCCTCACACAGTCCTTCTCTAAGCTCTTCAAAGACCTCGGCCTCTCCTCACGGGCGGTCAGCAGTGCTTTCGGATCCCGAGTCAATCTGGCCATCTGTCTACAG GGTACCACTGGACCAGACCCTTCTACTGTTTATGTGGATATGAAGTCCTTACGACATGACCG ggTACGGCTGGTGGAGAGAGGTGCACCTCAGTCTCTTTCTTTGATGGAGTCTGGAACA ATCCTTCCTGGTGTTAGGGTGGTGATTGTGAACCCAGAGACAAGGGGGCCACTAGGAGACTCTCATCTAGGAGAG ATCTGGGTGAACAGTCCTCATACGGCGACTGGCTACTACACCATCTATGGAGAGGAGAGCCTGCAGGCTGACCACTTCAACACCAAGCTGAGCTTTGGAGACCCACACACCCTCTGGGCCAGGACCGGATACCTGGGCTTTGTCAAGAGGACCGAACTCACAGACTCAagtggag AACGCCATGACGCTCTGTTTGTGGTGGGCTCCCTGGACGAGACACTGGAGCTCAGAGGTCTACGGTATCACCCCATCGACATAGAAACCAGCGTGTCACGTGCTCACCGCAGCATCGGGGAGAG TGCTGTGTTTACCTGGACTAATTTATTGGTGGTGGTGTCTGAACTATGTGGGTCGGAGCAGGATGCGCTAGACCTGGTCCCTCTGGTGACAAACGTGGTGTTGGAGGAACACCACCTGATCGTCGGGGTGGTGGTGATCGTTGACCCTGGGGTCATCCCCATTAACTCCCGCGGTGAGAAGCAGAGGATGCACCTGAGGGACTCCTTCCTGGCCGATCAGTTAGACCCCATATACGTGGCCTACAACATGTGA